A section of the Streptomyces xinghaiensis S187 genome encodes:
- a CDS encoding Fpg/Nei family DNA glycosylase produces MPEGHTIHRLAADHLSRFGGRAVRATSPQGKFADGAALVDGQVMETAEAHGKHLFLGFPGSTWIHIHLGLFGKLGFGTAPAPPPAETVRLRLADTEAYADLRGPTTCALLTDGDKRAIHARLGPDPLRGDDGERAWRRVSRSRSSVAALLMDQKVVAGVGNVYRAEVLFRHGIDPYRAGRDLTRAEWDAIWADLVTLMREGVRNNRIDTVRPEHTPEAMGRPPRVDDHGGEVYVYRRAGMPCHICGGEVRTAGLAARNLFWCPGCQRG; encoded by the coding sequence ATGCCCGAGGGGCACACCATCCACCGGCTGGCCGCCGACCACCTCTCCCGGTTCGGCGGCCGCGCCGTGCGCGCCACCAGCCCGCAGGGCAAGTTCGCCGACGGCGCCGCCCTGGTCGACGGCCAGGTGATGGAGACCGCCGAGGCCCACGGAAAGCATCTCTTCCTGGGCTTCCCCGGCTCCACCTGGATCCACATCCACCTGGGCCTCTTCGGCAAACTCGGCTTCGGCACCGCCCCGGCGCCACCGCCCGCCGAGACCGTACGGCTGCGGCTGGCGGACACCGAGGCGTACGCGGACCTGCGCGGCCCCACCACCTGCGCCCTGCTCACCGACGGCGACAAGCGGGCGATACACGCCCGGCTCGGCCCGGACCCGCTGCGGGGCGACGACGGGGAGCGCGCCTGGCGGCGCGTCAGCCGCAGCCGCAGCAGTGTCGCCGCCCTGCTGATGGACCAGAAGGTCGTCGCGGGCGTCGGCAACGTCTACCGCGCCGAAGTCCTCTTCCGGCACGGCATCGACCCCTACCGCGCGGGCCGCGATCTCACCCGCGCCGAATGGGACGCGATCTGGGCGGATCTGGTCACGCTGATGCGCGAGGGCGTGCGGAACAACCGGATCGACACCGTCCGCCCCGAGCACACCCCCGAGGCGATGGGCCGCCCGCCCCGCGTCGACGACCACGGCGGCGAGGTGTACGTCTACCGCCGCGCCGGGATGCCCTGCCACATCTGCGGCGGCGAGGTCCGCACGGCCGGGCTGGCCGCGCGCAACCTCTTCTGGTGCCCCGGCTGCCAGCGCGGCTGA